Proteins from a genomic interval of Desulfofustis limnaeus:
- the hutC gene encoding histidine utilization repressor, protein MNLKKRPKNVPLYKQIKARIVERIERGELRQGMRIESEAELVDLLGVSRMTVNRALRELTAEGRLIRIQGRGTFVADRKPQSVLLEIKSVAEVIKKRGGRHSCTVHLLKEEKAKPVVAAELGLPPYSPVFHSIVVHRENNIPIQLGCRYVNPVIAPHFLEQDFTKKTVTEYLLSLAPASAVQHVVEALIPDNWIRELLEIGDFEPCLALYRKTWVGETIATYSIFYYPGSRYTLAGMFTPAPNDKIAVS, encoded by the coding sequence ATGAACCTCAAAAAACGGCCCAAAAACGTCCCGCTCTATAAACAGATCAAGGCCCGGATCGTCGAGCGCATCGAACGGGGCGAACTGCGCCAGGGCATGCGTATCGAGTCCGAGGCGGAGCTGGTCGATCTGCTCGGCGTCTCCCGGATGACGGTCAACCGGGCCCTGCGCGAGTTGACCGCAGAAGGGCGGCTGATCCGGATCCAGGGGCGCGGCACCTTCGTGGCCGACCGTAAGCCGCAGTCGGTATTGCTGGAGATCAAATCGGTGGCGGAGGTCATCAAGAAGCGCGGCGGCCGGCATTCTTGCACCGTACACCTGCTCAAGGAGGAGAAGGCAAAACCGGTGGTGGCGGCGGAACTGGGGTTGCCGCCGTACAGCCCGGTCTTCCACTCGATCGTCGTCCATCGCGAGAATAACATTCCGATTCAGCTGGGCTGCCGTTATGTCAATCCGGTCATCGCCCCGCACTTCCTGGAGCAGGATTTCACCAAAAAGACGGTGACCGAATACCTGCTGAGTCTGGCCCCGGCGTCGGCGGTGCAGCACGTGGTCGAGGCCCTGATACCCGACAACTGGATTCGGGAACTCCTGGAAATCGGCGATTTCGAGCCCTGCCTGGCGCTCTACCGCAAGACCTGGGTCGGCGAGACCATCGCCACCTACAGCATCTTTTATTACCCCGGATCCCGTTACACCCTGGCGGGGATGTTCACCCCGGCGCCCAACGACAAGATCGCCGTCTCCTGA
- a CDS encoding elongator complex protein 3 — protein sequence MLVIPFFIQHQGCPHRCLFCNQWAIAGEGAAGGGDPVDDLRRTIVTWLGYRRAGVAVELAFFGGSFSCLEEPLQQRLLAAVQPYLHEGTIESVRISTRPDCLDRERFDFLRAYGVRTVEIGAQSLQDPVLRQARRGHTVADVEAAVALVSGSGCRIGLQLMIGLPGETTGSFLRGIERVIALRPHFVRLYPTLVLRGTGLAELYRQGWWQPLSLSRAVILAGRARSRLLAAGIGVVRLGLQPSVDLECHLEAGPHHPAFGELVLSREWYRRIRPLLRAAGPGRRVEITISPRDRSACVGPRQGNLQRLRALPSAATLTLRTDTGLDRGQIHHVIR from the coding sequence ATGCTGGTGATCCCATTTTTTATCCAGCACCAGGGCTGTCCGCACCGCTGTCTGTTCTGCAACCAGTGGGCGATAGCCGGCGAAGGGGCGGCCGGCGGGGGCGATCCGGTGGACGATCTGCGCCGGACCATCGTCACCTGGCTGGGGTATCGTCGCGCCGGGGTGGCGGTAGAACTGGCCTTCTTCGGCGGCTCCTTTTCCTGTCTTGAAGAGCCCTTGCAGCAGCGACTGCTGGCAGCGGTACAACCCTATCTGCACGAGGGGACGATCGAATCGGTGCGTATTTCCACCCGGCCCGATTGTCTTGATCGGGAGCGGTTCGATTTTCTTCGTGCCTACGGGGTGCGCACCGTCGAGATCGGCGCCCAGTCGCTGCAAGACCCGGTACTGCGCCAGGCCCGTCGCGGCCATACAGTGGCCGATGTGGAGGCGGCGGTGGCGTTGGTGTCCGGGAGTGGTTGCCGGATCGGTCTGCAGCTGATGATAGGCTTGCCCGGCGAGACCACCGGTTCTTTTTTACGCGGTATCGAGCGGGTGATCGCGCTGCGGCCCCATTTTGTCAGGCTTTATCCGACCCTGGTCCTGCGCGGCACCGGTCTGGCGGAACTCTATCGGCAGGGCTGGTGGCAGCCGCTCAGCCTCAGCCGGGCGGTGATCCTGGCCGGTCGGGCCCGGTCCCGGCTGCTTGCTGCCGGTATCGGCGTGGTACGCCTGGGGCTGCAGCCCAGCGTCGATCTGGAGTGCCATCTGGAGGCGGGCCCCCATCACCCGGCCTTCGGCGAACTGGTGCTGAGCCGTGAGTGGTACCGGCGCATCAGGCCGCTGCTCCGGGCGGCCGGCCCCGGGCGCCGGGTAGAAATAACCATATCCCCCCGGGACCGCTCCGCATGTGTCGGTCCCCGGCAGGGTAATTTACAACGTTTACGCGCCCTGCCATCGGCTGCCACATTAACGCTGCGCACCGATACCGGGCTCGACCGCGGACAGATTCATCATGTTATCCGTTAA
- the hutH gene encoding histidine ammonia-lyase: MNRLEIEPGRLTLGALRVIAREPVTISLAATSREAIQRSVATVKSLIDGGRVIYGINTGFGLLANTLIPDDELEHLQRSIVLSHAAGIGGLMKESTVRLMMVLKINSLARGYSGIRQEVIDALVALVNAEVYPCVPQKGSVGASGDLAPLAHMSTVLLGEGEVTHRGRRLSGREGLQLAGLAPVTLGPKEGLALLNGTQASTAFALQGLFAAEDLFAAGVVAGSLAVDAALGSRRPFEDIIHQVRGHQSQIDAARAYRHLLDHSEIEISHRNCEAVQDPYSLRCQPQVMGACLTQIRNSAEVIGIEANAVSDNPLVFSELQDIFSGGNFHAEPIAMAADNLALAIAEIGALSERRIALLIDTHMSKLPPFLVEKGGLNSGFMIAQVTSAALASENKALAHPASVDSLPTSANQEDHVSMATFAARRLTEMAENTAGVLAVEMLAACQGIDFRAPLKSSPRLEEAKAMIRERVPFYEQDRYFAPDIAKAQEVIQGGALNGLLPAGILPSLG, from the coding sequence CCCTGGGCGCCCTGCGGGTAATCGCCCGCGAACCCGTCACGATATCCCTTGCCGCGACCAGCCGCGAAGCCATCCAGCGGTCGGTGGCGACGGTGAAGTCGCTCATCGACGGCGGCCGGGTCATCTACGGGATCAACACCGGCTTCGGCCTGCTGGCCAACACCCTGATCCCCGACGACGAGTTGGAGCACCTGCAGCGCTCCATCGTGCTCAGTCATGCCGCCGGCATCGGCGGGCTGATGAAGGAGTCGACCGTGCGCCTGATGATGGTCCTCAAGATCAACAGCCTGGCCAGGGGCTACAGCGGCATTCGCCAGGAGGTGATCGACGCCCTGGTGGCGCTGGTCAATGCCGAGGTCTATCCCTGTGTGCCGCAGAAGGGTTCGGTGGGCGCCTCCGGCGACTTGGCGCCGCTGGCGCACATGAGCACGGTGCTGCTCGGCGAAGGGGAGGTAACCCATCGCGGCCGTCGTTTGAGCGGCCGGGAAGGTCTGCAGCTGGCTGGTCTGGCGCCGGTGACGCTGGGTCCCAAGGAGGGCCTGGCCCTGCTCAATGGCACCCAGGCCTCCACCGCTTTTGCCCTGCAGGGATTGTTCGCCGCCGAGGACCTGTTCGCCGCCGGCGTGGTTGCCGGCAGTCTCGCCGTCGACGCGGCACTCGGCAGCCGGCGGCCCTTTGAGGATATCATCCACCAGGTGCGCGGCCACCAGAGCCAGATAGATGCCGCCCGTGCCTATCGTCATCTGCTCGACCACAGCGAGATCGAGATCTCGCACCGGAACTGCGAAGCGGTGCAGGACCCCTATTCGCTGCGCTGTCAGCCGCAGGTCATGGGGGCCTGTCTGACCCAGATCCGCAACAGCGCCGAGGTCATCGGCATCGAGGCCAACGCCGTATCGGATAATCCGCTTGTCTTCAGCGAGTTGCAGGATATCTTCTCCGGCGGCAATTTTCATGCCGAGCCCATCGCCATGGCGGCCGACAACCTGGCCCTGGCCATCGCCGAGATCGGCGCCCTGTCCGAACGGCGGATCGCCCTGCTGATCGACACCCATATGAGCAAGCTGCCGCCTTTTCTGGTGGAGAAGGGCGGCCTCAATTCCGGCTTCATGATCGCCCAGGTGACCTCGGCGGCGCTGGCCAGCGAGAACAAGGCGCTGGCTCATCCGGCCTCGGTGGACAGCCTACCCACCTCGGCCAATCAGGAAGACCATGTGTCCATGGCCACCTTTGCCGCCCGGCGGCTCACCGAGATGGCTGAGAACACCGCCGGGGTGCTGGCGGTGGAGATGCTCGCCGCCTGCCAGGGGATTGATTTTCGGGCGCCGCTGAAGTCGTCGCCGCGGCTGGAAGAAGCCAAGGCGATGATCAGGGAGCGGGTCCCCTTTTACGAGCAGGATCGCTATTTCGCTCCTGATATCGCCAAGGCTCAGGAAGTGATCCAGGGCGGGGCCCTCAACGGGCTGCTGCCGGCGGGCATTCTGCCCAGCCTCGGGTGA
- a CDS encoding TRAP transporter large permease: MLPLDILLVIGLIAGIIMGYPVSFTLTGVAALFAFLGYAFGVFDMGLLGALAQRAFGLLTNDVLIAIPLFVLMGVVLEKSRIAEDLLETMGRLFGRMRGGLGISVVIVGALLAASTGIVGATVVAMGLIALPTMLRNRYQPSLACGIVCTSGTLGQIIPPSTLLIILTDIMSNAYQQAQYAKGVFTIETISVGQMFAAALVPGLMLVAVYIIYLLLRAWLSPASAPALTGDAVSRPTFSEVMGAVVPPILLIVAVLGSILGGIATPSEAASVGAVGAILLAGARLGNAKKTMLAGTAAFVGLAIVAGVSPVRLQRSDLTSTDWGIGMVCIVLALIGSYSLGKALYHTNRHKLLGGILTSTMVVTSMIFATILTASMFSLVFIGLGGEERVATIIESMPGGANGALLFCMLLVFVLGFFLDFVEISVILLPLIAPLLIIMGHDPVWLSILFAINLQTSFLTPPFGFSLFYLRGAAPPEISTGQIYRGVMPFILLQAVGVAILWFFPTLATFLPKLIF, encoded by the coding sequence ATGCTCCCGCTCGATATTCTGCTGGTCATCGGCCTCATCGCCGGCATCATCATGGGCTATCCAGTCTCCTTTACCCTGACCGGTGTAGCGGCACTGTTCGCCTTTCTCGGATATGCCTTCGGCGTCTTCGACATGGGTTTGCTCGGGGCACTGGCTCAGCGGGCCTTCGGCCTGCTCACCAACGACGTATTGATCGCCATCCCGCTGTTCGTCCTGATGGGTGTCGTTCTTGAAAAAAGCCGGATCGCCGAGGATCTGCTGGAGACCATGGGCCGCCTGTTCGGGCGCATGCGGGGCGGGCTGGGCATCTCCGTGGTCATCGTCGGCGCCTTACTGGCGGCCTCCACCGGCATTGTCGGGGCCACCGTCGTGGCCATGGGATTGATCGCCTTGCCGACCATGCTGCGCAACCGCTATCAGCCGAGTCTGGCCTGCGGCATCGTTTGCACCTCGGGGACGCTGGGGCAGATCATCCCCCCATCGACCTTGCTCATCATCCTCACCGACATCATGTCCAACGCTTACCAGCAGGCGCAATACGCCAAAGGCGTGTTCACCATCGAGACCATCTCGGTGGGCCAGATGTTCGCCGCCGCGCTGGTGCCGGGCCTGATGCTCGTTGCCGTCTATATCATCTACCTGCTGCTGCGGGCCTGGCTGTCTCCCGCATCGGCTCCGGCGCTGACCGGAGACGCGGTGAGCCGGCCCACCTTTAGCGAAGTCATGGGTGCCGTTGTTCCGCCCATCCTGCTGATCGTGGCGGTCCTCGGCTCGATCCTCGGCGGCATCGCCACCCCCAGCGAGGCCGCCTCGGTGGGAGCGGTGGGAGCGATCCTGCTGGCCGGAGCGCGGCTCGGCAACGCCAAGAAAACGATGCTTGCCGGGACGGCCGCGTTTGTCGGGCTGGCCATCGTTGCCGGCGTCTCGCCGGTCAGGCTGCAACGCAGCGACCTGACCTCGACCGACTGGGGAATCGGCATGGTCTGCATCGTGCTGGCCCTGATCGGTTCCTATTCGCTCGGCAAAGCGCTCTACCATACCAACCGGCACAAACTCCTCGGGGGCATCCTGACCTCGACCATGGTGGTCACCTCGATGATCTTTGCCACCATCCTCACCGCCTCCATGTTTTCCCTGGTGTTCATCGGCCTGGGGGGCGAGGAGCGGGTGGCCACGATCATCGAGTCCATGCCCGGCGGGGCCAACGGCGCGCTGTTGTTCTGCATGCTCCTGGTGTTTGTGCTCGGCTTCTTTCTCGATTTCGTGGAGATCAGCGTCATCCTGCTGCCGCTCATCGCCCCGCTGCTCATTATCATGGGTCACGACCCGGTCTGGTTGTCGATTCTGTTCGCGATCAACCTGCAGACCTCTTTTTTGACGCCGCCGTTCGGTTTTTCCCTGTTCTACCTGCGCGGCGCCGCCCCGCCTGAAATCTCCACCGGGCAGATCTACCGGGGAGTTATGCCGTTCATCCTGCTCCAGGCGGTTGGCGTCGCCATCCTCTGGTTCTTCCCCACCTTGGCGACATTTTTACCGAAACTGATTTTCTGA
- the ftcD gene encoding glutamate formimidoyltransferase, whose protein sequence is MKKIVECVPNFSEGRNQATIDAIAAAIRDTPGCRLLDVDAGKSTNRTVYTFVGDPETVIEGALAAARVARELIDMRRHHGEHPRFGALDVCPFIPVTGVTMEECVTIAERFAERAATELQVPFYLYEAAARQDYRRALPDLRQGEYEGLPERLRDPRWRPDYGPAEFDPRWGITATGARMFLIAYNVNILGTANQAHRIALNLREAGRGEGQPGRLAKVKGMGWFVDEYHLAQVTVNLTDYRVTPIHVLFEEVKKEAALLGVGVTGSEVVGIVPLEALLLAANYYIEQEGLFVYEEEQKIRLAVERLGLNAVAPFKPRERIIEYIVAEPPEEPLASLSVRSFIEEIAARSSAPGGGSTSAAMAAMGVGLGAMVAKLTYGVRRFDAVQDQMKRAIPVLHDLTGRLIPMIDADTSAFNDYMDGLRLPKNTDEERRIRQAALEEGLKTAIRVPLTTMRLGDAAWEMLIEVARFGNPASRSDVQVGARALETGIWGAYQNVVINMEGIKDEEYRRQTLAEAGVLLQRAQHKCQEVLAIVDTRR, encoded by the coding sequence ATGAAAAAGATCGTCGAGTGCGTCCCAAATTTCAGCGAAGGAAGAAACCAGGCCACCATCGATGCCATCGCTGCGGCCATCAGAGACACCCCCGGTTGCCGTTTGCTGGACGTGGACGCCGGCAAGTCCACCAACCGTACCGTCTATACCTTTGTCGGCGACCCGGAGACGGTGATCGAAGGTGCGCTGGCCGCCGCGCGGGTAGCCAGGGAGCTGATCGACATGCGCCGCCACCACGGCGAACACCCCCGCTTTGGCGCCCTGGATGTCTGCCCCTTCATTCCCGTGACCGGGGTCACCATGGAGGAATGCGTCACCATCGCCGAGCGTTTTGCCGAACGGGCCGCCACCGAGTTGCAGGTCCCCTTCTATCTCTATGAAGCCGCGGCCCGGCAGGACTACCGGCGAGCCCTGCCCGACCTGCGCCAGGGCGAGTACGAAGGGCTTCCCGAAAGGCTCCGGGACCCGCGCTGGCGACCCGATTATGGCCCGGCTGAATTCGATCCCCGCTGGGGGATCACCGCCACCGGCGCGCGGATGTTTCTCATCGCCTACAACGTCAATATCCTCGGTACCGCCAACCAGGCCCACCGGATCGCCCTCAATCTCCGCGAGGCGGGCCGTGGCGAAGGCCAACCCGGCCGACTGGCCAAGGTCAAGGGCATGGGCTGGTTCGTCGACGAATACCACCTGGCCCAGGTGACGGTCAACCTTACCGATTACCGGGTCACCCCGATCCATGTGCTGTTCGAAGAGGTGAAAAAAGAGGCGGCGCTCCTCGGCGTTGGCGTCACCGGCAGCGAGGTGGTGGGCATCGTCCCGCTGGAGGCGCTGTTGCTGGCCGCCAACTACTACATCGAGCAGGAAGGCCTCTTTGTTTACGAGGAGGAGCAGAAGATCCGGCTGGCCGTCGAACGGCTCGGCCTCAACGCGGTGGCGCCCTTCAAACCCCGGGAGCGAATCATCGAGTACATCGTTGCCGAACCGCCCGAGGAGCCGCTCGCCTCGCTTTCCGTCCGGTCCTTCATTGAGGAGATCGCGGCCCGCAGTTCGGCTCCGGGCGGCGGTTCGACCTCGGCAGCCATGGCGGCCATGGGGGTCGGTCTCGGGGCGATGGTGGCCAAGCTGACCTACGGCGTCCGCAGGTTCGACGCGGTGCAGGACCAGATGAAACGCGCCATCCCGGTGCTGCACGATCTGACCGGCCGGCTGATCCCGATGATCGATGCCGACACCTCGGCCTTCAACGACTACATGGACGGGTTACGCCTGCCGAAGAACACCGACGAAGAGCGACGGATCAGGCAGGCCGCGCTGGAAGAAGGCCTGAAAACCGCGATCCGGGTGCCGCTGACCACCATGCGTCTCGGCGATGCTGCCTGGGAGATGCTGATCGAGGTCGCCCGTTTCGGCAACCCGGCCTCCCGCTCCGACGTGCAAGTGGGGGCTCGAGCCCTGGAGACCGGTATCTGGGGCGCCTATCAGAACGTCGTGATCAACATGGAAGGCATCAAAGACGAGGAATATCGCCGGCAGACCCTGGCCGAAGCCGGGGTTCTCCTGCAACGAGCCCAGCACAAGTGCCAGGAGGTCCTGGCGATCGTCGACACCCGACGCTGA
- a CDS encoding TRAP transporter substrate-binding protein — protein sequence MDRRDFIKTAGATALSAAAIASPLAAPAIASGKIQWKMVTAWPKNLPGPGVAAQMLADRITALSGGKLEVKLFAAGELVPGPGVFDAVSQGTAELYHAVPAYWGSKSKGILLFGSQPFGLRADEQLGWMMHGGGQTLYDEMYGRFGIKPFLCGNSGAQWAGWFRNEIKSIEDFKGLRFRTTGLASEMCAKLGMAVQAMGGRDMFQALQSGALDAGEFIGPWSDSALGFYQVAKNYYWPGVGEPSSAEECGVNLKAYQNLPKDLQQAVAFACESLYNPVWTEYSTKHAMALKQMVEGQGVQLKQLPEDVMIAMGNAAGQVIDDLRNDSDELVRRIVESYLAYRASISEYMIYADNGQMNARALTYKY from the coding sequence ATGGACAGGAGGGATTTCATCAAGACAGCCGGAGCGACTGCCCTGAGCGCCGCCGCCATCGCCAGCCCGCTGGCCGCACCGGCCATTGCCAGCGGCAAAATCCAGTGGAAAATGGTCACCGCCTGGCCCAAGAACCTGCCGGGCCCGGGTGTTGCCGCACAGATGCTGGCCGACCGGATCACGGCACTGTCCGGCGGTAAGCTGGAAGTCAAGCTCTTCGCGGCCGGCGAGCTGGTTCCCGGCCCCGGGGTCTTCGATGCCGTCTCGCAGGGCACGGCCGAGCTCTATCATGCCGTCCCCGCTTACTGGGGCTCAAAATCCAAGGGCATCCTGCTGTTCGGCTCCCAGCCCTTCGGCCTGCGGGCCGACGAACAACTCGGCTGGATGATGCACGGCGGTGGCCAAACCCTCTATGACGAGATGTACGGTCGTTTCGGCATCAAACCCTTTCTCTGCGGCAACTCCGGCGCCCAGTGGGCCGGCTGGTTCCGCAACGAGATCAAGAGCATCGAAGACTTCAAAGGGTTGCGCTTCCGGACCACCGGCCTCGCCTCCGAGATGTGCGCCAAACTCGGCATGGCCGTGCAGGCTATGGGCGGTCGCGACATGTTCCAGGCTCTCCAGTCCGGCGCCCTGGACGCCGGCGAATTCATCGGCCCGTGGAGCGATTCGGCGCTTGGTTTCTATCAGGTGGCCAAAAACTACTACTGGCCGGGTGTCGGCGAACCGTCCTCCGCCGAGGAATGCGGCGTCAACCTCAAGGCCTACCAAAATCTGCCGAAGGATCTGCAGCAAGCAGTGGCGTTCGCCTGTGAAAGCCTTTACAATCCGGTCTGGACCGAATACTCCACCAAGCATGCCATGGCCCTCAAGCAGATGGTCGAGGGACAAGGTGTGCAGCTGAAGCAGCTGCCGGAAGATGTGATGATCGCCATGGGCAACGCCGCCGGTCAGGTCATCGACGATCTGCGCAACGACTCGGACGAACTGGTGCGCCGCATTGTCGAGAGTTATCTCGCCTATCGGGCCTCGATCTCCGAGTACATGATCTATGCCGACAACGGCCAGATGAACGCCCGCGCTCTGACCTACAAATACTAA
- a CDS encoding TRAP transporter small permease subunit, which translates to MKKVIVILEAINAYVGLTVRWCALLMLLLQFGIVLLRYVFGISYIFLNEGVLYLHATLFMIGGGYTLLVDKHVRVDIFYAERSAQGKALIDTAGHLAFLLPSMVVLFIYSWPTVRASWQILEGPISVGGIPASFLLKSLIPAFCVLIIVQCVANLLRDLLTLRGAEGPPRPIQ; encoded by the coding sequence ATGAAGAAAGTCATCGTCATCCTGGAGGCCATCAACGCGTACGTCGGCCTGACGGTTCGCTGGTGCGCGCTGCTCATGCTGCTGCTCCAGTTCGGCATCGTTTTGCTGCGCTACGTCTTCGGCATCAGCTATATTTTCCTCAACGAAGGGGTGCTCTACCTGCACGCCACCCTGTTCATGATCGGCGGCGGGTATACCCTGCTGGTCGACAAACATGTGCGGGTGGATATCTTTTACGCAGAGCGTTCGGCTCAAGGCAAGGCCCTGATCGACACGGCCGGCCACCTCGCCTTTCTGCTGCCGTCCATGGTGGTGTTGTTCATCTATTCCTGGCCGACAGTCCGTGCCTCGTGGCAAATCCTTGAGGGACCCATTTCGGTGGGCGGCATTCCCGCCTCTTTCCTGCTCAAGTCGTTGATCCCCGCATTTTGCGTGCTGATCATCGTCCAGTGCGTGGCCAACCTGCTGCGCGACCTGCTCACCCTGCGCGGTGCCGAAGGCCCGCCACGCCCGATTCAGTAA
- the hisC gene encoding histidinol-phosphate transaminase, with amino-acid sequence MSIPGGGNRVARLIKPQITALPLYNAGLPEDFVSRKYGATTISRLASNENPLGMSPRAHQAARLALDSGWKYSDPTAAALKAALADHTSISADRIVVGNGSEELIALLCRACLRPGDQMVTVTPSFLLHEIYALEQGAEVVRVALTGDHRFAVDDLVTAVSHGCRLLMFSNPSNPVGCFLDDAALARVLAATDPDTLVVLDEAYYEYAVALPGFPNSLEMLADLPNPWAVLRTFSKAYGMAGLRVGYGLLSEATLVEHVDKIRQPFNVNCLAQAAAIAAIGDTDFLTATVTHNRSNRELLAAGVTGLGLSVAPSAANFLFIDCRQNSTVLAERLLRHGIIVKPWTSPGYETCLRVTVGSSEDLQHFLNRLGQLL; translated from the coding sequence ATGAGCATACCTGGTGGCGGCAACCGAGTGGCCCGCCTGATAAAACCGCAGATTACCGCCCTGCCGCTCTATAACGCCGGATTACCGGAAGACTTCGTCAGTCGAAAGTACGGAGCGACCACCATCAGCCGACTGGCCAGCAATGAGAACCCGCTCGGCATGTCACCCCGGGCCCACCAGGCCGCCCGCCTGGCCCTTGATTCCGGCTGGAAATACAGCGATCCGACGGCTGCCGCTCTGAAAGCGGCCTTGGCCGACCACACCTCCATCAGCGCCGACCGGATCGTCGTCGGCAACGGCTCAGAGGAGTTGATCGCCCTGCTCTGCCGCGCCTGCCTCCGTCCCGGCGACCAAATGGTGACCGTCACCCCGTCATTTCTGCTGCACGAGATCTACGCGCTCGAACAGGGAGCGGAGGTGGTGCGGGTCGCCCTGACCGGGGACCACCGCTTTGCCGTTGACGACCTGGTGACCGCAGTTTCGCACGGTTGCCGGTTGCTGATGTTCAGCAACCCCTCCAACCCGGTGGGGTGCTTTCTCGACGACGCGGCATTGGCCCGGGTACTGGCGGCCACCGACCCCGACACCCTGGTGGTGCTCGACGAGGCCTACTACGAATATGCGGTCGCCCTGCCCGGTTTTCCAAACAGCCTGGAGATGCTGGCCGATCTGCCCAACCCCTGGGCGGTGCTGCGCACCTTCTCCAAGGCTTACGGCATGGCCGGCCTGCGCGTGGGCTACGGCCTGCTGTCCGAGGCGACACTGGTTGAACACGTGGACAAGATTCGGCAGCCGTTCAACGTCAACTGCCTGGCCCAGGCGGCGGCCATCGCCGCCATCGGCGACACCGATTTCCTGACGGCAACCGTGACGCATAATCGCAGCAACAGAGAACTGCTGGCTGCGGGGGTGACGGGCCTGGGCCTGAGTGTCGCCCCTTCGGCGGCCAATTTCCTCTTTATCGACTGTCGGCAAAACAGTACGGTGCTCGCTGAACGACTGCTGCGTCACGGCATCATCGTCAAGCCGTGGACCAGTCCCGGTTACGAGACCTGCCTGCGGGTGACGGTAGGCAGTAGCGAGGACCTTCAGCACTTTCTCAACCGTCTCGGACAACTGCTCTAA
- the rnc gene encoding ribonuclease III, whose amino-acid sequence MGMAGETLVQQNKELLTELEAGLGYRFTDLRLLQKALVHASYAFEQAQGGNDNQILEFIGDAVLDLVIGHRLCHLFPTMREGELTRFRSSLVNETHLAEMARRLELGRFLCLGKGEDASNGRNKSSILSCAFEAVIGAVFEDGGYDTAVALVHRLFSESIVRKKEELQLADAKSRLQEVLQEKHNQAPIYRLDGEEGPSHRKRFTVSVLFHDRVLGSGQAGSKKEAEQRAAAEALAGLERQQGS is encoded by the coding sequence ATGGGAATGGCTGGAGAGACACTGGTGCAGCAGAACAAGGAACTGCTCACCGAACTGGAGGCCGGGCTCGGCTATCGGTTTACCGATCTGCGTCTGCTGCAGAAAGCTCTGGTGCATGCTTCCTATGCATTCGAGCAGGCGCAGGGCGGTAACGACAATCAGATTCTTGAATTCATTGGCGACGCGGTGCTCGATCTGGTGATCGGTCACCGCCTCTGTCACTTGTTTCCCACCATGCGGGAAGGTGAGTTGACCCGCTTCCGTTCGTCGTTGGTCAACGAGACACACCTGGCCGAGATGGCCCGGCGGCTCGAACTGGGCCGTTTTCTCTGCCTGGGTAAAGGAGAGGACGCCTCCAACGGTCGCAATAAATCGTCGATTCTGTCCTGTGCCTTCGAGGCGGTGATCGGTGCGGTGTTCGAGGATGGTGGTTACGATACGGCCGTGGCGCTCGTGCATCGGTTGTTCAGCGAATCGATTGTCCGCAAGAAGGAGGAACTGCAACTGGCCGACGCCAAGAGCCGGCTCCAGGAAGTGCTGCAGGAGAAACACAACCAGGCCCCGATATACCGATTGGACGGCGAGGAAGGTCCGTCGCACCGCAAACGGTTCACGGTCTCGGTGCTGTTTCACGACCGGGTGTTGGGCAGCGGCCAAGCCGGGTCGAAGAAGGAAGCTGAACAGCGGGCCGCCGCCGAGGCGCTGGCCGGCTTGGAGCGGCAGCAAGGTAGTTGA